One segment of Deinococcus multiflagellatus DNA contains the following:
- a CDS encoding acyl-CoA carboxylase subunit beta, whose protein sequence is MTQTDPSAPAAPPAPWPDALARLAADQARVRSGGGPKAQQRQHEKNRLTARERIARLVDEGTPFDELMTFAGYGMYEDVGGCPSGGTVTGIGTIAGRPWMIVANDATVKAGAFFPITAKKVIRAQTIALENHLPVVYLVDSAGVYLPMQDEIFPDQDDFGRVFYLNARMSARGIPQIAAIMGNCVAGGAYLPVMCDTLIMTEGSGLYLAGPALVKAAIGQVVDSEDLGGASMHASIAGTVDYKEPDDEAALKRIRALADLYAQGEVAPFARRRKATVSAPERDLTDLVGFDGGKTYDVRDLITALVDGGEFHEFKPDYGETLVCGFARAGGYPVAFVANQRTVIKKKLKSGGEPGLRTRIEVGGVIYGDSADKAARFIMDANQAGVPLVFLSDVTGFMVGRDSEQEGIIRRGAKLVNAVSNSVVPKITIITGGSFGAGNYAMNGKAYAPRFLFAWPSAKYAVMSGNAAAKTLLDIQLAALKRAGHQPDDEELQRLYDEVKAKYDTELDPRYAAARLWVDEIIPPNDTRDRLIRALEACAQNPEQDEFRVGVFQV, encoded by the coding sequence ATGACGCAGACCGACCCCAGCGCGCCCGCCGCGCCGCCCGCCCCCTGGCCTGACGCCCTGGCCCGCCTCGCCGCCGATCAGGCGCGGGTGCGCTCGGGCGGCGGCCCCAAGGCCCAGCAGCGCCAGCACGAGAAAAACCGCCTGACCGCCCGCGAGCGTATTGCGCGGCTGGTGGACGAGGGCACGCCCTTCGACGAACTGATGACATTTGCCGGCTACGGCATGTACGAGGACGTGGGCGGCTGCCCCTCGGGCGGCACTGTGACCGGGATTGGCACGATTGCCGGGCGCCCCTGGATGATCGTGGCGAACGACGCCACCGTGAAGGCCGGCGCCTTCTTTCCCATCACGGCCAAGAAGGTGATCCGCGCGCAGACCATCGCCCTGGAAAACCACCTGCCCGTCGTGTACCTGGTGGACAGCGCAGGCGTTTACCTGCCCATGCAGGACGAGATTTTCCCCGACCAGGACGACTTCGGGCGCGTGTTCTACCTGAACGCCCGCATGAGCGCCCGGGGCATTCCCCAGATTGCCGCCATCATGGGCAACTGCGTGGCGGGCGGGGCGTATCTGCCCGTCATGTGCGACACCCTGATCATGACCGAGGGCTCCGGGCTGTACCTCGCCGGGCCCGCGCTGGTCAAGGCGGCCATTGGGCAGGTCGTGGACAGCGAGGATCTGGGCGGCGCCAGTATGCACGCCTCGATTGCCGGCACTGTGGACTACAAGGAACCCGATGATGAGGCGGCCCTGAAGCGCATCCGCGCCCTGGCCGACCTGTATGCGCAGGGCGAGGTGGCCCCCTTTGCGAGGCGGCGCAAGGCCACGGTGTCCGCCCCCGAACGCGACCTGACCGACCTCGTGGGCTTTGACGGGGGCAAAACCTACGACGTGCGCGACCTGATCACCGCCCTGGTGGACGGCGGCGAATTCCACGAATTCAAACCCGACTACGGCGAGACGCTGGTGTGCGGCTTTGCCCGCGCGGGCGGCTACCCAGTGGCGTTTGTGGCGAACCAGCGCACGGTGATCAAGAAGAAGCTCAAGAGCGGCGGCGAGCCCGGCCTGCGCACCCGCATTGAGGTGGGCGGCGTGATCTACGGCGACAGCGCCGACAAGGCCGCGCGCTTCATCATGGACGCCAATCAGGCCGGGGTGCCGCTGGTCTTCCTGTCGGACGTGACCGGCTTTATGGTAGGCCGCGACAGCGAACAGGAAGGCATTATCCGCCGGGGCGCCAAGCTGGTGAATGCCGTGAGCAACTCGGTGGTGCCCAAGATCACCATCATCACGGGCGGCAGCTTTGGGGCTGGCAACTACGCCATGAACGGCAAGGCCTACGCGCCGCGCTTCCTGTTCGCGTGGCCCAGCGCCAAGTACGCCGTCATGAGCGGCAACGCGGCGGCCAAGACGCTCCTGGATATTCAACTGGCCGCCCTGAAGCGCGCGGGGCACCAGCCCGACGACGAGGAATTGCAGCGCCTGTACGATGAGGTAAAGGCCAAGTACGACACCGAACTGGACCCCCGCTACGCCGCCGCCCGCCTGTGGGTGGACGAGATCATTCCGCCGAACGACACCCGCGACCGCCTGATCCGTGCCCTCGAAGCCTGCGCCCAGAACCCCGAGCAGGACGAGTTCCGGGTGGGTGTGTTTCAGGTGTAG
- a CDS encoding acyl-CoA dehydrogenase family protein has protein sequence MTSTLSRPDAANPNTAPLNDDQRTIISALKSFLKNKVEPGAAERDQTGEFPFEIVRELGEMGIMGAQTPEEYGGAGLDTATFAMIIEEIAAVDGSLCLTVASHNSLCQGHILIGGTEAQKAKFLPDLASAKKLGAWGLTEPGSGSDSGGMQSRAVEQPDGSWILNGSKNFITQGSVGGTYVVLARTDAARPGKGKNDGISAFVFNRDEVQGFSIGRKEDKLGLRSSDTAQLIFEDIHLPADALLGERGNAFKDVMKVLDGGRVGIAAMGLGLGRAAYEYAARYTMGREQFGKPIAHNQNLAFRLADMDTKLEAARLLIRKAADLKDAGMNFTVPVARAKLYATTVGVEACDEAIQMLGGYGYIKEYPVERFWRDNRLTRIGEGTDEVQRLVISRDVLKRFAE, from the coding sequence ATGACCAGCACCCTGTCCCGCCCCGACGCCGCCAACCCCAACACCGCCCCCCTCAACGACGACCAGCGCACCATCATCAGCGCGCTGAAAAGCTTCCTGAAAAACAAGGTGGAGCCCGGCGCCGCCGAGCGTGACCAGACGGGCGAATTCCCGTTCGAGATCGTGCGCGAACTGGGCGAGATGGGCATCATGGGCGCCCAGACGCCCGAGGAGTACGGCGGGGCCGGCCTGGACACCGCCACCTTCGCCATGATCATCGAAGAGATTGCGGCGGTGGACGGCAGCCTGTGCCTGACGGTCGCCAGCCACAACAGCCTGTGCCAGGGCCACATCCTGATTGGCGGCACCGAGGCGCAGAAGGCCAAGTTCCTGCCCGACCTCGCCAGCGCCAAGAAGCTGGGGGCCTGGGGGCTGACCGAACCCGGCAGCGGCAGCGACAGCGGCGGGATGCAGTCGCGCGCCGTGGAACAACCCGACGGCAGCTGGATTCTGAACGGCTCCAAGAACTTCATCACCCAGGGCAGCGTGGGCGGCACCTACGTGGTGCTGGCCCGCACCGACGCCGCCCGCCCCGGCAAGGGCAAGAACGACGGCATCTCGGCCTTCGTGTTCAACCGCGACGAGGTGCAGGGCTTTTCCATTGGCCGCAAGGAAGACAAGCTGGGCCTGCGCTCCAGCGACACCGCGCAGCTGATCTTCGAGGATATTCATCTGCCCGCTGACGCCCTGCTGGGTGAGCGCGGCAACGCCTTCAAGGACGTGATGAAGGTGCTGGACGGTGGCCGCGTGGGCATTGCGGCGATGGGCCTGGGCCTGGGCCGCGCCGCCTATGAATACGCCGCGCGCTACACCATGGGCCGTGAGCAGTTCGGCAAGCCCATTGCCCACAACCAGAACCTCGCCTTCCGCCTGGCCGACATGGACACCAAGCTGGAAGCCGCCCGCCTGCTGATCCGCAAGGCCGCCGACCTGAAAGATGCCGGCATGAACTTCACCGTGCCCGTGGCCCGCGCCAAGCTGTACGCCACCACGGTGGGCGTGGAAGCCTGCGACGAGGCGATTCAGATGCTGGGCGGGTACGGCTACATCAAGGAATACCCCGTCGAGCGTTTCTGGCGCGACAATCGCCTGACCCGCATTGGCGAGGGCACCGACGAAGTGCAGCGTCTGGTGATCAGCCGCGACGTGCTGAAACGCTTCGCGGAATAA